One segment of Aquimarina sp. BL5 DNA contains the following:
- a CDS encoding carboxymuconolactone decarboxylase family protein: MKTERIDISKVNPNAYQPLFDLYNNCKKSTLTDQEFLLIEIRASQINGCAYCIQMHIKEAIEKGEKQYRIHALSIWKDSPFFTKEEQIILAMTEEITNISDYGLSENVYQKAIETFGERKVADIIMAICGINSWNRIGIATLLVPAPSQE; encoded by the coding sequence ATGAAAACCGAGAGAATAGATATTAGTAAAGTAAATCCAAACGCGTATCAACCGTTATTTGATTTATACAATAATTGTAAAAAAAGTACATTAACTGACCAAGAATTTTTACTAATAGAAATTAGAGCTTCGCAAATTAATGGTTGTGCATATTGCATACAAATGCATATTAAAGAAGCTATTGAAAAAGGTGAAAAACAATATCGAATCCATGCACTGTCCATATGGAAAGACTCTCCCTTTTTTACTAAAGAAGAACAGATCATTTTAGCAATGACTGAAGAAATCACTAATATTTCGGATTATGGTTTATCAGAGAATGTATATCAAAAAGCTATTGAAACATTCGGAGAAAGAAAAGTAGCAGATATTATTATGGCTATTTGTGGAATCAATTCCTGGAATAGAATTGGAATAGCAACTTTACTTGTACCTGCACCTTCACAAGAATAA
- a CDS encoding Crp/Fnr family transcriptional regulator → MTASLKKHILRFVSPSKKEIEDFLNIIELENIPAKHYILKEGHYCNYNHFIVKGCFRSFFINKKGVEKTINFGIEDWWLTDFDSFMNQTQTQLNIQATEDATVLKISKTKLDTILQDSLEINKYFRIILERVRIADQRRIQYMFNLSGEELYNTFYEYNPEFVQRIPQYMLASYLGFTPEFLSKIRAKKHS, encoded by the coding sequence ATGACAGCCTCCTTAAAAAAGCATATCCTAAGATTCGTAAGTCCTTCTAAAAAAGAGATAGAGGATTTCCTAAACATTATTGAGTTAGAGAATATTCCTGCCAAGCATTATATATTAAAAGAAGGGCACTATTGTAATTACAATCATTTCATTGTAAAAGGTTGTTTCAGATCATTTTTTATCAATAAAAAAGGAGTTGAAAAAACCATCAATTTTGGGATTGAAGATTGGTGGCTTACAGATTTTGACAGTTTTATGAATCAAACCCAAACACAACTTAATATACAGGCTACTGAAGATGCTACAGTTCTAAAAATTAGTAAAACGAAATTAGACACTATTTTACAAGACTCTTTAGAAATCAATAAGTACTTCAGGATTATTCTGGAACGTGTACGGATAGCGGATCAAAGGAGAATTCAGTACATGTTCAATCTTTCTGGAGAAGAACTTTATAACACCTTTTACGAATATAACCCAGAATTTGTACAACGAATCCCACAATATATGTTAGCATCTTATCTTGGTTTTACACCCGAATTTCTAAGTAAAATAAGAGCAAAAAAACACTCTTAA